A genomic region of Ktedonobacteraceae bacterium contains the following coding sequences:
- the ileS gene encoding isoleucine--tRNA ligase, producing MSVKSSVFQPVIPADRVDYPALEHAIQQWWDEHNVLQQYLHRNDHSDKQFSFLDGPITANNPMGVHHAWGRTYKDLYQRFKTMQGYKQRYQNGFDCQGLWVEVEVEKELGFKNKRDIEAFGIDKFVQLCKERVFKFAKRMTEQSIRLGYWMDWGNDYYTLSDENNYTIWYFLKKCYERGIIYKGHDVMTWCPRCATGISNMETLSEDYQETTHLSIYARFPLLNRPGEYLLVWTTTPWTLAANVAAAVNPDLPYVKVEQDGDYYYLAEAVLPVLKALKGRDKGDYHVVETLKGSDMLGWGYTGPFDELPAEQGVVHTVIPWKDVSATEGTGIVHIAPGCGSEDFALSKEFNLAVIAPVDEFGVYMEDFDWLTGKSAAEVGQEIAENLAQKGLLYRTQNYKHRYPICWRCKTELIFRLVDEWYISMDQLRYEIMAVVRQATWIPPFGMERELDWLRNMDDWMISKKRYWGLALPIYDCPECGTFEVIGSKEELKERAVAGWEEFEGHSPHRPYVDAVKIRCKNCGAEVSRIKDVGNPWLDAGIVSFSTLHYRTDPQYWRQWFPADFVTESFPGQFKNWFYSLLVMSTELAEVSPFKTLFGYGTLMGEDGSPMHKSKGNLVVFDDAAERVGSDTMRWLFMNHVPEQNLNFPRIPTEEDMEKAARTGMPVRLSEKWMLVRRTLDKIWNVYWFFVTYANIDGFDPTQHSLPVEQRSELDRWILSELQLTIRTVTGGLQHYDSAAPGAAMQEFLENLSNWYLRRSRERIWKTEMDNDKLGAYLTLYECLTTLITLLAPFIPFTTEELYQNLVRSVNQQAPLSVHLCDWPEVNEDLIDEQLTRETHLVMRVVSLGRSAREKAQIKVRQPLNALYVRVPDQAEEEALLRLKDQVLEELNIKHLELIGENSDMLAYTLKPQVKVLGPKYGPLVQKILAKFKALDAHGTQEAAKLLSETGKLNFTLDGQSVELTPDEVEVVATARPGFVAAEEHGYVVALETTITPELREEGLVRDLTHYIQDMRKKAGLNIENHIALALYTDDELASILNRHRETLQSETLADVLYISTGGQDVPALNEVYRETVAPNEMKKLENYRVEVVIGRIK from the coding sequence GTGTCGGTGAAATCAAGTGTGTTCCAGCCCGTCATCCCCGCGGATAGGGTTGACTATCCGGCCCTGGAACACGCAATCCAGCAATGGTGGGATGAACACAACGTATTGCAACAGTATCTACATCGTAATGACCATAGTGACAAGCAATTCTCGTTTCTGGATGGTCCGATTACCGCCAACAACCCTATGGGCGTCCATCATGCCTGGGGCCGCACCTATAAAGACCTGTACCAACGCTTCAAGACGATGCAGGGCTACAAGCAGCGCTACCAGAACGGTTTCGATTGCCAGGGCCTCTGGGTCGAGGTCGAGGTCGAGAAAGAGCTTGGCTTCAAAAACAAGCGCGATATCGAAGCATTTGGCATCGACAAATTCGTACAACTGTGCAAAGAGCGCGTCTTCAAGTTCGCCAAACGCATGACCGAGCAATCCATCCGCCTGGGCTACTGGATGGATTGGGGCAACGATTACTACACGCTCTCGGATGAGAACAACTATACCATCTGGTACTTCCTGAAGAAGTGCTACGAACGGGGCATCATCTACAAAGGTCATGATGTGATGACGTGGTGCCCGCGCTGCGCCACCGGCATCTCCAACATGGAAACGCTATCTGAGGACTACCAGGAAACGACACACCTCAGCATCTACGCACGCTTTCCATTGCTGAACCGTCCCGGCGAATACCTGCTGGTCTGGACAACCACGCCCTGGACACTGGCAGCGAACGTTGCTGCCGCGGTGAATCCCGATCTGCCCTACGTGAAGGTGGAGCAGGATGGTGACTACTACTACCTGGCAGAGGCAGTACTGCCTGTGCTGAAAGCGCTTAAGGGACGCGACAAGGGAGATTACCATGTCGTAGAGACGCTCAAGGGCAGCGACATGCTGGGCTGGGGTTATACCGGCCCGTTCGACGAATTGCCCGCGGAACAGGGCGTGGTACATACTGTCATCCCCTGGAAAGATGTTAGCGCCACCGAGGGTACCGGGATCGTACATATCGCTCCCGGTTGTGGCAGTGAAGACTTCGCGCTCTCCAAAGAGTTCAATCTGGCGGTTATCGCTCCCGTCGACGAATTCGGCGTCTACATGGAGGACTTCGACTGGCTGACCGGCAAAAGCGCTGCCGAAGTGGGACAGGAGATCGCGGAGAATCTCGCCCAGAAGGGCCTGCTGTATCGCACGCAGAACTATAAGCACCGCTACCCCATCTGCTGGCGTTGTAAGACCGAGCTGATCTTCCGCCTGGTCGATGAATGGTACATCTCCATGGACCAGTTGCGCTACGAAATCATGGCGGTAGTACGCCAGGCAACCTGGATTCCGCCGTTCGGCATGGAACGTGAGCTTGACTGGCTGCGCAACATGGATGACTGGATGATCTCCAAAAAACGTTACTGGGGCCTCGCGCTTCCTATCTACGACTGCCCTGAGTGCGGCACCTTTGAGGTCATCGGCAGCAAAGAGGAATTAAAGGAGCGCGCGGTAGCCGGATGGGAGGAATTCGAAGGACATTCTCCTCACCGTCCATATGTGGACGCGGTAAAAATTCGCTGCAAGAACTGCGGCGCGGAAGTCTCGCGCATCAAAGATGTCGGCAATCCATGGCTTGATGCCGGTATTGTGTCATTCTCGACGCTGCATTATCGCACCGACCCACAATACTGGCGGCAATGGTTCCCGGCGGACTTCGTCACCGAATCTTTCCCCGGACAGTTCAAGAACTGGTTCTATTCGCTGCTGGTGATGAGTACGGAACTGGCCGAGGTCTCCCCATTCAAGACGCTCTTCGGCTATGGCACGCTCATGGGCGAAGATGGCTCGCCTATGCACAAATCCAAGGGCAATCTCGTCGTGTTTGACGATGCGGCTGAGCGGGTCGGTTCTGATACCATGCGCTGGCTCTTTATGAACCATGTTCCTGAGCAAAACCTCAACTTCCCACGTATCCCTACCGAAGAGGATATGGAGAAGGCAGCGCGAACCGGCATGCCCGTGCGCCTGAGCGAAAAGTGGATGCTTGTGCGCCGGACGCTGGATAAAATCTGGAATGTCTACTGGTTCTTCGTGACCTATGCCAATATCGATGGTTTTGATCCCACGCAACATTCGTTGCCCGTTGAGCAGCGCAGCGAACTGGATCGCTGGATTCTCTCAGAATTGCAGCTGACCATCCGCACTGTCACCGGGGGTCTGCAGCATTACGATAGCGCGGCACCGGGCGCGGCAATGCAGGAATTCCTGGAAAACCTGTCCAACTGGTACCTGCGGCGCAGCCGCGAGCGCATCTGGAAAACGGAGATGGACAACGACAAGCTGGGAGCATACCTGACACTATACGAGTGCCTGACCACGCTCATCACCCTGCTCGCGCCATTCATCCCGTTCACAACCGAGGAACTGTACCAGAACCTGGTGCGCAGCGTGAACCAGCAGGCTCCGCTCAGCGTTCACCTGTGTGACTGGCCAGAGGTAAACGAAGATCTGATCGACGAGCAATTGACTCGCGAGACGCACCTTGTGATGCGCGTCGTTAGCCTTGGTCGCTCTGCTCGTGAAAAAGCACAGATCAAGGTACGCCAACCATTGAACGCCCTGTATGTACGCGTTCCAGATCAGGCAGAAGAGGAAGCTTTACTGCGCCTCAAAGACCAGGTGCTTGAAGAACTGAACATCAAACACCTGGAATTAATAGGCGAGAACAGCGATATGCTGGCCTACACGCTCAAACCGCAGGTGAAGGTACTGGGACCCAAATACGGGCCGCTGGTACAAAAAATCCTGGCAAAATTCAAAGCGCTCGATGCGCACGGCACACAGGAGGCAGCGAAGCTCCTCAGTGAAACTGGTAAGCTCAATTTCACGCTTGATGGCCAGTCGGTTGAACTCACGCCTGATGAAGTCGAGGTAGTTGCGACTGCTCGTCCAGGCTTTGTTGCTGCCGAGGAGCACGGCTACGTTGTTGCGCTCGAAACAACGATTACGCCCGAATTGCGCGAGGAGGGCCTGGTACGTGATCTGACTCATTACATTCAGGATATGCGTAAAAAGGCCGGTCTCAACATCGAGAACCATATCGCGCTGGCCCTGTATACCGATGACGAGCTGGCTTCGATCCTCAATCGCCACCGCGAGACGCTGCAATCCGAGACGCTGGCCGACGTGCTCTACATCAGCACCGGTGGTCAGGATGTTCCCGCACTCAACGAGGTTTACCGCGAAACGGTCGCGCCGAATGAGATGAAGAAGCTGGAGAACTACCGGGTTGAGGTGGTAATAGGGAGAATAAAGTAA